AAGTCGTAATTCAGTAGAACAGCTACCTAATATAGCGCGCTATTAGACCACAATACAACGAAATGGAAAAAACAAAACTGGTCTAAGAAGTTAGGACAGACCAAAGCGTGTTGATCTTTGCGGTACACTTTTCGTCCACGCCAAGCGAGTATCAGGCTATGAACGACTTAGGTGGTTTGGTTATTCCAAATTAGCAACGGGTAAAACCGCATGAGGCTCGCAGCAATGATAGCAAAATACCGCATTGCTACATTACGCTGGACATTTATGCTTGGGGAATCGATGGATACCCGAATGCCGGTTGATAGACTCTTGAAGCGCACCACTATCAGTAAAATTTTTCAACTCTAGTTTGATAATGTCGCGAAGCGCTGCAAGCTCAGGGCGTATTACAAAAACCAGTTCAACATCGCTAATAACATTTGATGATTGGTAAAAGGCTGTGTCGCAAAATTGCTCCTCAAACATAATCGACAACGCGTTCTGCTCGCTCATAATTGTAAAATCACACCTTCCGCGAGCCAACATCATGGCCATGGTGGTTTGACTGTTCGAGTTTACTCTGACTAATCCGCCACTATTTTTGTAAAAGAACTCTTGCAGTACCGGATAAATAAATCCATAGCGCGTGCAAATACTGGCATTTGGATTATCAGCGGGCACAAAAGGCCCATAAAACGCCGACGTTGAATACATATAACTAGCATGCTTCATGAAGGTATCGCTAAGCACAAATGATTCGGGATTATTAAGCCACTCAACAGCAGATAAAAAGACATCCGCCTCGCCTTGCAGCAAGAAGTTTTCGCTGCGCACTCGGTTTGAATCTAAATACGACACAACGTAGTCGCCGCGTGCCTCTACAAACGAAAAGAAGTCTACAACTACGCCGCGATAGCTCTGTGAAAGCTTGTCATAAAAAAGGTATGGTGGTGAACCCGGTGCATTTATGGCAAAACGCACTTGAGTTGGAGAGGCTACAGAATGAGTAATCAGAGTGCAAAAAACTGACAGGCTCGCTATAAAAAGCGCTCCCTGCTTAAGGCATGCTTTCACTGTCACCATAATCGACTTCCCTAAACAAAAACCTCATAGCATTCAATTAACCCTGTATCTTAAATATAGAAAACAACTTCGTGTTATCAAATAAAAGAGTGGTTAAATTGCAGTATTTTCGTTAAAACGTCGCAAACGGCCCGAAAGTGGAACCCGAAAGTGGAATAAGTTCAGACCGTG
The DNA window shown above is from Alteromonas sp. KC3 and carries:
- a CDS encoding substrate-binding periplasmic protein; the encoded protein is MVTVKACLKQGALFIASLSVFCTLITHSVASPTQVRFAINAPGSPPYLFYDKLSQSYRGVVVDFFSFVEARGDYVVSYLDSNRVRSENFLLQGEADVFLSAVEWLNNPESFVLSDTFMKHASYMYSTSAFYGPFVPADNPNASICTRYGFIYPVLQEFFYKNSGGLVRVNSNSQTTMAMMLARGRCDFTIMSEQNALSIMFEEQFCDTAFYQSSNVISDVELVFVIRPELAALRDIIKLELKNFTDSGALQESINRHSGIHRFPKHKCPA